In the genome of Nonomuraea sp. NBC_00507, the window CGGCGGCCAGGATGTGGAAACCTTCGCGCGACTGGGAGATCCAGTTGAAGATCTGGATCGGGAGGACGGTGTAGCTGGCGAAGATGCCGTCCGGGTTGAAGCGGATGAAGGACACCGCGCCCAGCATGATCAGGGGAGCGGCCTCGCCGATGGCCCGGGAGAGGGCCAGGATCGAGCCGGTCGCGATGCCGGGGATCGACGCGGGCAACACCTGACGGTAGATCGTCTGCCACTGCGTGGCGCCCAGTGCCAGCGATCCCTCCCGGATCGACGGCGGCACCGCCCGGATCGCCTCACGCGAGGCGATGATCACGATGGGGAGCACCAGCAGGCCGAGGGTGATCGACGCGGTGATCACGCTGAAGCCGAGGCCGATCGTACGGGCGATGATGCCCAGGCCGAGGATGCCGTAGACGATCGACGGGATACCGGCGAGGTTCTGGATGTTGAGCTCGATGATGCGGTTGTACCAGCGGGTCCGGTCCGCGTACTCCTCCAGGTAGATCGCCGCGGCGATGCCCGTCGGAATCGTCATGACCGCGGTCAGCGAGATGACCCAGAGC includes:
- the pstA gene encoding phosphate ABC transporter permease PstA — translated: MFRILLLASLALALIFLVALLAFVLVEGWPRIDARLWENMPSIRNPEIAGAQSAITGTLWVISLTAVMTIPTGIAAAIYLEEYADRTRWYNRIIELNIQNLAGIPSIVYGILGLGIIARTIGLGFSVITASITLGLLVLPIVIIASREAIRAVPPSIREGSLALGATQWQTIYRQVLPASIPGIATGSILALSRAIGEAAPLIMLGAVSFIRFNPDGIFASYTVLPIQIFNWISQSREGFHILAAAAIVILLLILLLMNSVAIWLRNRYQRRW